The genomic window TCCTCCTCGTTGAACCATTTAGCGAAACTATCTCGCTACCGGTTGAAATGCGAGATATATCTGAAAAGAAAAGTAGTGTAAAAGAATAGGCAACGTTTTTTGTGTAATCTGCAACGCTTTTTGTCTAATCTAGCCCATACAATTTAGTCTAACCAAGTCCAACTGAGGCTGGCCGTGATGGACATGGGCATGACTCTCTCACTGAGGTCAGCTGATCAAGTCTCCACTCAAGATACGGGGATTGTATAAAAACCGTTCTTATGTCTCATGGATGCCAACTTTAATGAAGAACAAGCGATCGTATATATCAAGCAACAAAAATCTTACTAGTCATCCACTACTAATTCTATTTTAACCCCTAAAAAGTACTTAATTGAACCAGCTAATACTCAATCGAACCAGCTAAACAAGGAGTTATGATCGTCTAATACTCTACAGTATATTAGATGCATAATATTGCCATCAACTTCAACTTTATTAGGTCTTTTCTTGGTTGCCATTAATTTTGATATAAAATAggaattattattataatttagtCAAAACCTACTTGTCTcctaatcaaaatcaaattagtactactcttctttctctccttctatTCTAAAACCCTCGGCTCTCTTCTCTGAATTCTCAGAGAGAAACTACAAGAGAAAGATGGGTTTGATTATAGATGAGAAATCAAAGTTTTTGAGAGGAGTCAAGACGGTATTTTTCTTAATAACTATGTTAGCTTCTTTACTTATAATTTCTGCTCCTGTATTATTAATCATAACAGATTCTCTTCTTCCTTCTGCACTTCTTTCTGCTGCTTCTTCTttctcatcatcaccatcatcgtcTTATAATTATTCATCTCTTTCATTATTACAATCACTTTCTTCTCATCTTGATAACTACGATTTTCGATCTTCTCTTGTCGACATCCCTCTCATCTCCATCATCAGATCAGCTGTAATTTTCTGTAAGTAATTCGATTATCCCCATTTCCatcaatgttaaattttataaaaattatGATGATCGACCAGTTTCGAACCCAACATCAATTTCAACGAAACCTCATaagatttgatttttgattttcttcttaaaTTCAATGTTACAGGTGTGTATAGTATCTGTGATGGAAGAACGTTATCGCGTGGGCGTTATCTGATCGTAACAACGTTATGTTCATTACTGTCTCTAGTATTTGTATCATTAAAAGCTTCGTATGTATTCTCCGGTGGTGCTTTAATAAGGAGAAGTAAATTAGGGTTCGTTAGTGGAGCTATGGAAATTGCTCTGTTTACATGTTCATTGGTTTTAGCTATAGCTCATGTCATCGTTGCTTATCGTACTAGTTGCCGAGAAAGAAGAAAATTCCTCATATACAACATCGACATCGAAGCTGTAAGTTTTTCAACCTTAACTGAATTCAATTTTGAAGAGTTCATGGGAAAATCACTAAAGAAGTTGGAGGGAAGTTTAATCAGTTGATCAAGAAAATTAGAGGAGCTAAGAAATTCCTAATCAAGGATTCAAAAGTCTACAAGAAAACTGAATATTTTTTCCAGGTTTAGCTGTGACTTGGGACCCACTTTCAGAGATTATTCTCTAACAAAAGTGGGTCCTATGTTCTTGTTTCGGGCTTAACTGACCATAACTGACGTCCCTCGACGGCACAAAAGTATGGGCCCAAGTCTGATGTTGGTGCTCACGCATTTGTCAACATATAGGAAGGATAAGGATAGATGATAATTGATGTCGATGATGATAATATAGACAGACAAGATGAGATTAGTCTGTACTCTAATTTAGTCATGTTTGGGGTTAAGTGTAGAAGGGTTTAAGGGTTTTTGTAGCTTTTGATAACTTTACTTGAAACAGGTCTCAACTTGCAAGCAAAGATTTCCAGCAGTAGTTGCACAGAAAAAGCTTCTAGAAGAATAGTTAGTGTACAGATAGAGAGTTAAAAGGAGATATGGGGTAGCCCTGGATAATGGCACAGAAAATCCATCTCTTCCGCAAGCCAACTGTGTTCCAGGTAACTTACTGCTATAACCCATTATTCTGCATGAGCTGTTCCACTACTACTGCTGCTGCCCTTTAAAAACTAGGATTTTCTTTTTAGCTGGCGTAATAATGGTGTTACCTAAGTATCTAGAATCTCTTTGATTCTTAAACATATTTAATATCGAAAATGTTCTTGattatataaatataataatTAGTTGTAATATTCATTAGTGATAATGTAGTATATTTGTGCTTTAATAATGtttctgataccaaatttgttgatGTTGTAGGGTTTTAAACCCGAAGGAGATAACAGCCTGGAGACAATTGGaagacaaaaacaaagaaaaagagagaaaaaaaactgTAACGAAGAATGTAAATGTACAGGTTTTGTAGCATATTACAAGTAGATAGATATAGAGTGTTTTTTGTGTGTCAACTGTAAAGGGGTTGGTTATGTTTGTTTCAAGTTTATAGAAGGGTGGCTGTGTTTATTAAAAATTTATGTTATGACACTTTTTACTTAGTACACAAACAAAAAAACTGATCACCTACACCAGAAAGTAGGTCTCCAGATCACAAAGATGACGACTGTTCTAATAATAGATAATGATAATAATGCAGAAGAGTGACCTAATTGAGCAAATCAAACCACAAAGAGAAGATTGTCCAATCTACTGAGAAATACCACCTACCTACTGTTATCTAAACTGAGGTCATTAGCATTAACACCAAATATAAGACAACAAACATGAGTCCTCAATAACTAGTGACTCATGAGAATGAGTCATTCTTTATCCACAGCAGTCGGCAACAGAAAAAAGGGGAAAAGATCTTATCAAATTCCGCGTTTGTAGTTACTAAACTCAGCTTTATCAAGTGTCTCATGATGTTTCTGCCATGAGCTGTTTCTGAAATTTCCCACCCTTAAAGTTTTGAACAAAACATACAGGCTCGGCGGTGATTTCCAGCCTAACCTGGGTTGATACTTGTGTGACTAAGTGACAAGGGGAATCTATTCAGTCATACTTGATGCTAGTTGTCTTACCATCTCAGCCGTGAATGCTGTGTTTAGATTAAGCAGACAAGATAATGAATAGGTTTGCAATAATTGAAAGACCAATAATAACAGGAGAGAAACAATATGTAAGAAACATACAAATTAGAAAATTCCATTCAAAAGCAGTTTCAACACAAAGTGGCAAGTATCAATATTTTACAGAAATTATGATGACAGTGCTGGATAAGAACCAAACCATTTTAGCGGATAATGAAAAAGGACCTACTTACATCATTTATTTACCAGAAGCACAAGCAAGTTAGTGATGATGTTTGCATACCAAATCAAATGTCAATCTGAACGGATCCCTCCCATGAAGGTCCGGGGATCAGGGCAGTTTCCACTAAACTGAGCCTGCGAGAAGTCAAACCCAGGATTCTGCAGAAATTTAAAAGACAAAATAACAATAAAAGAACTGGTCAGTGGTAGAAGAAAGATGATTAAAACATAAAAAGCACAAACGAATTGCATGACACTCCTAATGAATTGAAGAAAATAGATACACAATTAACATTGAGTATAAAATGCAGGTGCAGGATATGTGCAAGTTTGGCTAGCAGAGATCTAACTTGATAGTTTTTGAAAACCACTATTCTACGGCAATAAGGTGCTCACGCAGAATTCAATTTCCAGTCATATTACTACTATCAGATGGTTATAGATCACAGATAAGTAACTATGTTATACTCTTGTTTGTAAATTATATATCTAACCAAGGGCACCTATAAGGATCATAGCATTCAAGAGGATAATTAACCACATGTATCCAAACAAAACAGAAGGGCTTGACCACCTCCTCCTGGAATCTCTGAAGCATGAGACGCTTCTGTTCTTGATCTGCCACTAAAGGATCCAGCTGACCCTGCCCCTGTATAGGAGAAGACCATGTCTgtcctttctctctcttttgcAACGTTACATGCAAGATATCATCCTCTGTCGATCAAGAAATAACAATGTAAATACACCCCATCAATATATATTTTAAACTCACTCAACACAACATGGGAATAAGCTAACTTACCTATAGTCCAAAATGAATCATCAGTCTTCACCGGTGAGGTAAGATCATGCTGATAACCAAATTCAACATAGATAAAATGACCAATTCAGTACACAACGACTCAAATAGTAAAAGTATTAAACAGATAAAAGCAATTGAGTTGCCGATATGTACATTAAGATATGGAGGGTTTCCTTTAATCCCAACTTCTAAATGTTTAGACTGTATCTTGCAGTGAAATAACTTGGTGGGAACATTTGGTGGAAGTGTTATGTAAATGTTCACCTCCTCTAATGTTTGATCCCATTCAAAGACCTTCTGACCTGAATGACAAATAGAAATTTTAGCTCATGGAGATTGGAAGACTGCAAAAAATTATTCAACCCAATAAGCTCATGTAGATTACAAAACCTAAGGATTAGATAAACCCAACTGAGAAGACATCAGAAAACCCAAAACCCAGATAATATgagttcattttgaaaaccctaaaacgaGAACAATTGGGAAGAGATATTGAATTACCCCTAAACCCTAAGAGAATTAACAAACTACGTTCGCTGGATTCAAACCCCAATGTAGAAAATCGAACTTACCACCATGAAAGAAGCTGTGACGCTTTTCTGGTCCCAATTTCTCTGCCATATCTAGGGGTTTGCTCTCTTTCGTGTTCCGACCGGAGAGGGATTTTTCTGTGGAAGAAATATGTTTGGAAATTTTGAGCCCGTGTCATTTGATACCAAAATTTTGGGCCTCAGCCCGCTGATTCGCAAGGGCTAGTCATTTTAAGGGACCGGTTCGTTCAACCCCGCAAGGAACTAATAATAACcaggggtgggacttgggttgggttAACCCACAACGTATTTATAAACTTTGCGCAAGTTTGGGTATAGATTTTATAAATCCGAGTTAAATTTGGGCAAGCATGGGCACAAATATTTTTAACCTAAACAACCTGCCGAACCTGAAGAAGTATGATATAGGTATATAAAACTATTTTTATAATTGGTATTTTTATCTATTTAGAGTAgttttagatattatcttcaaatctaataataagaataaaaattATATCTATCTCATTAATCATTCAATATGAAAAAAATTATACTAAATGATCGCTGCCACGGTGGGAGGACCGACCGAAAAAATTGACGCAAAACTACGGTAAATCAGGCCAAGTAAACAAATTTTGGGAGTCAATCAGCAAGTAGTGGAAGATTTACAGATGACAAACTTCACAATGCAGCTGGTTCTGCCACCGCAGGTTTACAAATGGCAAGACATTACAATGAAGAAACGGAAAGGGTttaaaacatgctcaaaatcttAATCAGGTCCACTAAATGCATTTTGTAACTAAAAAATGAAGCATTTTACACCTCTCTTTTATTGGGTGGACGTTACATAAAGATCAAAATAATAGCTTAAGAGCAAGGGTTATGGGGTTGAGAGTCTCTTTCAAAATGAAAGAGTAGATCAAATTAGGTCCTACTATGGGTAAAGGGAAACTCCCTTTCACCCCAAACTCGATCAGCTTCTCTTTCAGTTGAAGGAGTGAAAGTCCTCACTATAAGGCAAACAGTTTGCCTTAtgaaactaaaatggaaaaaaaggCAAACAGTTTGCCTTATGtaactaaaatgaaaaaaaaaaaaggcaaacCGTTTGCCTTatgaaactaaaaagaaaaaataaagacaaataatTTGCCTTATAAaactaaatgaaaaaaaaaggcaAACAGTTTGCCTTATGAAACTAAAAGTACAAAAAAAGGGAAACAGTTTGCCTTGTAGTCCATTATCCCTCTATCCCATGGTGAATTTTACACTCTTTCATCTAGACTCTCTTTCATTTTGAAAGGGAtagactgttttagagtctatccCATAGCCCTGCTCTAAGAGAAAATGAGCACCCTCATCATAACTCCAGTAACATTTTAGTCTCAAGCAAGAAATACTAAGATACGGTGAACTCATTATTCACTCAAAGTTAAGGATCAGTTCAGATCCCAATCACTTGATTTTATTTTGCAGGGAATTAGAAGATTTCAGCATTGGTCCTTGGAACAAAAATGCTTCTTTCCTGGCTTCAGGTGCAACAAAGGACATAGCTTTCGGAACTCATAACAGTACTTATTAAATGTTATTAAGCACTTACAGTATACAGCACACCATAGATAACATTTAATACTGTCAAAACTCGAGGCAACTCCTGTAAGTGGTTAATAAAACAGGGATCACAATCGACTTAGCCAATACGGTTCTGTATTCTCTAGATAGACACACATTTACAGTTAAAGCTTGTCATAGGATCAGGATTTCTATTGCCTTCTTTTACACTCACACCTTTCATTATTCTAACGTTTGAAAAATGCACTGAACAAGACATACGAGTTTCAATAAAAAGTAGTTGTGGTTCTAGTGAACTCACATTGCTCACAATTCTGAGCAATTGGCCAACTCCGAAGGGATTGTTCCAAATAAGCTGTTGTTATGAAGTCCTCTGAAACATGTCACAATATAGAAATGGCACAAACAATTACACTTAATACACAATTAGAAAAACCTTTTTTTAAAGAACATTCACGGAAATTACATACAGAACTTTCAAGTGATTTAGCTTTCCGATCTCAGGTGATATAGATCCACTCAGTTTGTGTTGCGAAAGACTCCTAATAGACAAGAATATAGAAAATTAGAATCATAAAAGGCATGAATATTTTCTATAATGCATGTATATGTGCCGATACATATAGCCATAGGGTAGCTTCTCCCGAATACTATGGTTAAGAAACTCGGAAGATAGCAGAAACGAGACAATCATAACACAATAGAAGTTGTGATGATATCAACATATATGAGGAAAAAATACTGGGGACGAAACTTCTAGGAAATCGAATATTGGACAAGCTAATTGATACAGATGGCCATATCCTGTTTATAATAATGGGATGGCTCAAGTAAGAAGCATTATTTTCCATATACACAACAATAACAAAGTGACTGGAAGTTGTCCAAAATATCAAAAGCCATATTGCAATCTTTTTACAGCAAAAACTTGAGAATGCAGTGACAAATTTGTAGAGTTTTtgcattgattttattttttaccAAGACTGGCACACTGCTTTACATCTGGACACTTGTAAAATCAAGTAGAACAACTAATTGGCTAAAACCCGTTTTCCATCTCCAAATAAATGCACATGATCATCAATAATTGTAACTAAACTAACAACCAAAAGGATTTTTTTTCCGTGCAAGAAGAACTTTAAGTTGAATTCCCAAATGACATCAATAGGTCACCAAACAGATGTGCGTCCATTCCGTTATCATTATTTTTCTTGAAACCAATCCAACTTTCTCTTAACAACTAAATGGAAACATATAGGAAAACATCATCACTTACATTGATTTCCCTAGAATCAAATTATCAATGCCATACACAACATTTATCTGTTCCATATGTTGGTTAATTCGCCATTACTTCAATCGTTGTACTATTATTTTGGAAAAATTAAACTAAAACCCAAATTATTCGTCCATTATCAAATTATAGAACCGATTCAAAAGAGTAACCTGAACATGCAGAAACATAAACTTGAAACCAGTAACATTACTCATTTCACACCCTAAATCTCCATTAATCTTTACTTTAGAGTac from Papaver somniferum cultivar HN1 unplaced genomic scaffold, ASM357369v1 unplaced-scaffold_19, whole genome shotgun sequence includes these protein-coding regions:
- the LOC113339017 gene encoding uncharacterized protein LOC113339017 isoform X2 is translated as MGLIIDEKSKFLRGVKTVFFLITMLASLLIISAPVLLIITDSLLPSALLSAASSFSSSPSSSYNYSSLSLLQSLSSHLDNYDFRSSLVDIPLISIIRSAVIFCVYSICDGRTLSRGRYLIVTTLCSLLSLVFVSLKASYVFSGGALIRRSKLGFVSGAMEIALFTCSLVLAIAHVIVAYRTSCRERRKFLIYNIDIEAVSTCKQRFPAVVAQKKLLEE
- the LOC113339017 gene encoding uncharacterized protein LOC113339017 isoform X1, with the protein product MGLIIDEKSKFLRGVKTVFFLITMLASLLIISAPVLLIITDSLLPSALLSAASSFSSSPSSSYNYSSLSLLQSLSSHLDNYDFRSSLVDIPLISIIRSAVIFCVYSICDGRTLSRGRYLIVTTLCSLLSLVFVSLKASYVFSGGALIRRSKLGFVSGAMEIALFTCSLVLAIAHVIVAYRTSCRERRKFLIYNIDIEAVSFSTLTEFNFEEFMGKSLKKLEGSLIS
- the LOC113339018 gene encoding nudC domain-containing protein 2-like; this encodes MAEKLGPEKRHSFFHGGQKVFEWDQTLEEVNIYITLPPNVPTKLFHCKIQSKHLEVGIKGNPPYLNHDLTSPVKTDDSFWTIEDDILHVTLQKREKGQTWSSPIQGQGQLDPLVADQEQKRLMLQRFQEENPGFDFSQAQFSGNCPDPRTFMGGIRSD